In Prionailurus viverrinus isolate Anna chromosome C2, UM_Priviv_1.0, whole genome shotgun sequence, one DNA window encodes the following:
- the LOC125174427 gene encoding LOW QUALITY PROTEIN: 26S proteasome regulatory subunit 4-like (The sequence of the model RefSeq protein was modified relative to this genomic sequence to represent the inferred CDS: inserted 2 bases in 1 codon), whose product MGQSQSGDHGPGGGKKDDKDKKKKYKPPAPTRVGKKKKTKGPDAASKLPLVTPHSQCLLKLPKLERIKDYLLMEEEFIRNQEQMKPLEKKQEEERSKVDDPRGTPMSVGMLEEIIDDNHAIMSTPVGSELYISILSFVDKDLLEPGCSVLLRHKVHAVIEVFRDDTEPLVTAMKVEKTSQEIYADMGGLDNQIQEIKESVELLLTHPEYYENMDIKXSKGVILYGPPGTGKALLAKAVANQTTASFLKMGGFLQLMQQYLGDQNRPEREIIQGREVSQVTSKSYQIGNDISSLYVFYWANTLSFKPCLFLLKDN is encoded by the exons ATGGGTCAAAGTCAGAGTGGTGATCATGGCCCTGGAGGTGGCAAGAAGGATGAcaaggacaagaaaaagaaatacaaacctcCTGCACCAACTAgagtggggaaaaagaagaaaacaaagggaccAGATGCTGCCAGCAAGCTGCCACTGGTGACACCTCACAGTCAGTGCCTGTTAAAATTACCAAAGTTAGAGAGAATTAAAGACTATCTTCTCATGGAGGAAGAATTCATTAGAAACCAGGAACAAATGAAGCCtttagaaaaaaagcaagaggagGAAAGATCAAAGGTGGATGATCCGAGGGGGACCCCAATGTCAGTAGGAATGTTGGAAGAGATCATTGATGACAATCATGCCATTATGTCCACACCTGTGGGCTCAGAACTCTACATCAGCATTCTTTCCTTTGTAGACAAGGATCTGCTGGAACCAGGCTGCTCAGTCCTGCTCAGACACAAGGTTCATGCTGTCATAGAGGTGTTCAGGGATGACACAGAGCCCTTGGTCACAGCAATGAAGGTAGAGAAGACCTCCCAGGAAATCTATGCAGATATGGGGGGGTTGGACAACCAAATTCAGGAAATTAAGGAATCTGTGGAGCTTCTTCTCACTCATCCtgaatattatgaaaacatgGATATAAA CTCCAAAGGGGTCATTCTCTATGGTCCACCTGGCACAGGTAAAGCCTTATTAGCCAAAGCAGTAGCAAACCAAACCACAGccagtttctt AAAAATGGGGGGCTTCCTACAGCTCATGCAA CAATATTTGGGAGACCAAAACAGGCCAGAGAGGGAAATAATTCAGGGCAGGGAAGTCTCCCAAGTGACCTCTAAATCATACCAAATAGGCAATGATATCTCTTCTTTGTATGTGTTCTACTGGGCAAATACATTGTCCTTCAAGCCTTGTCTGTTTTTACTGAAGGACAATTGA